The sequence CGTAATCGACGACCCACGCGATCGAGGGAATCGTTGTTTCAAAGCCGACGGCAAGGAAGACAATCTGCTTCTGAGGATTGGCAGCGGCAATGTCAACGGCCTCCTGAGGCGAATATATCGCTTTCACAAGCGACCCCCCGGCGGGGATGGCATGAAGGAGACTTCCATTGCTTGTCGGGACTCTTAACATGTCTCCGAAAGACGCGATTATGACATTTGGAGTCTTCACAACGTGCATCGCCGCGGCGCTGACCACTGCGTCCGGGGTAATGCATACGGGACATCCCGGACCGGATATAAGTTTCAGCCCCCTCTTCCTCAGAGCAGTCCCAAGGCCGCTCCTGTAGGCGGTCATAGTATGTGTCCCGCAGACTTCCATGATTCTGATCTCTCTATTGAGTCTCCCCAGAATCCGCTCAACCTCTCTGAGGAGAGCCCGGACACTTTTTTCTTCTCTGAGAATGTTCGTGTCCACTTACTGTCCTTCTTCTCCTATGCACTCTTCTATGATCTTGATTGTGCTCTCTGCCTCTGTCTCATCCATTATCGTTATTGCGAATCCTGCATGCACAATGACATAGTCCCCGACCTTGGCATTCTCCACAAAGCTCAGGTTAACCCGTCTTCGGATGCCGCCCATCTCTACGATTCCAATTTCTTCTTTGATTTCAACCAATCTCAGAGGGATCGCAAGACACATCAGTTGGCACCTTTCAGTTTGAACGCGGCGTAATAGGCCTGGCCGAGAGACAGCGCCTCGTCACCCGGCGAAAACCTCTCTGGAACATAAACGTCGATGCCAGCGTCTCTTAGAAGAGTCACGGTTTCCCTGAGAAGGAGAGAATTGAGGAAGACCCCGCCGCTGAGTATGACCCTTTCAATCTTGTATCTCTCCCTCGCCAGCTCCGACGCTGCAAGTATCACATGTGCAATTGTATTATGAAACCTCCGTGATATGACCGGTGCACTTTCTCCGTTCTCTGCATCTCCGGCGATCGCCCTTATCATTCTTCTCATATCGACCTCGGCATCCCTTATGTCGAACGGATAGTGCTCGCGAACATCCTCAGAGGCAGTGCTCTCCAATCTCATTGCCGCCTCTGCCTCGTAGTCAATCCTGAGTGGCGAGACGCTCAGCATGGCTGACACGGCATCGAATAACCTTCCCATGGATGACGTTAGAGGCGAATTTATCTTCTTCTCCATGGCATTTCTTGATCCCTTGAGGATCCTCATGTCCACATCATTAAGAAGACCAACCATCTCCACTTCGCCGAAAGCGTCCACAATGTAGCTTAACGCCATCCTCCATGGCTCTCTTGTTGCGAGGTCACCGCCCTGCTGGGGGACATATCTCAAGTGGAGGAGTCTTTCAGTCCTCCCATTTCTCCCAAGGAAGAACTCACCTCCCCAGATGTTTCCGTCTTCGCCAAAACCTACGCCGTCGAAAGCAACCCCCAGGAACGGCTCACCCGGATCAACCGAATGCTCGGCGAGAACTGCGTATACGTGAGCAATGTGGTGCTGGACTTTCACCACCGGTTTTCCCCATTTCTCTGCCATCCTTGTGGTCGTGAAATTGGGGTGGAGGTCGCAGGTTATGAACTCCGGGTTAAATGCGTATAAGTTCCTGTAGTGCTCCAGTACCTCCTCAAGATATCTCTTGTTTCTGATCTCGCCCATGTCCCCCAGATACTGGCTTGTCACGAGATAGCCATCCTTGAGGATTGTGATCGTATTCTTCAGCTCGCCTCCGAGGGAAAGTATCGCGGGATGTTGATCATCCAGGCCTATTCCCAGGGGATCCGGCACGAATCCTCTGGCCCTTCTCAAGAACACACTTTTGCCGTCAACTACTTCGAGAACACTGTCATCGCATCTCATTGCGATATCCCTGTTGTGGGTAAGAAGGGCATCAGAGAGTTCATGAATTCCTTCCGCCTCGTCCTTGAGTATCGGGCTATTGCGGACGTTCGCGCTGGTTGCCACCAGAAGCGGGGAATTTTCGGTGACAAGTGCATGCAGAGGGGTGTATGGAAGCATTATCCCGTAACTGTTTATGTTCGGGGATATTCCATCTATTTCGACCTTCTTCCTGAGGAGGACGATCGGCCTTGAAGGGGAGAGGAGTGTCCTTTCTTCATCTTCATCCAGGAATGCTATTTCTCTCGCAGTATCTATGTCTCTTGCCATCAGTGCGAATGGTTTTCTCTCCCTTTCCTTCAGCGTCCTCAGCCTCCGGACGGCCTCTGCGTTATGGGGATCGCACACCAGATGAAAACCTCCGAGCCCTTTCATGGCGACGACTTTGCCCTGCCTTATTACTCTGATTGCCTCCTCTATTTCGCCTTCCGTTTTTCCGTTTTCAAAGAAAGACAGCCGGGGGCCGCATTTTGCGCACGCATTGGGTTCAGCGTGGAATCTCCGGTTGAGAGGGTCCTCATATTCATTCCTGCAATCAGGGCACATCGGAAACGCGTCCATTGTTGTCTTCATTCTGTCGTAGGGGAGGGACTCTATTATCGTGTAACGGGGGCCGCAATTTGTGCAGTTTATGAAGGGATATCTGTATCTTCTGTCAGAGGGGTCGAGCAACTCCCGCAGGCAATCGCTGCAGGTAAAAAGATCGGGCGGCGCAAATACTGTTGCCTCGCCTTCTGATGTCGGGAAGATGGTAAATCCCTTGCAGCCACTCGTCGCGGAGGGAAGTACATCTATGCGGTCAATCTTTGCGTTCGGCGGAGCCTCGGCCTTGAGCCTCTCGACGAATAACTCTGACTTATCTCCCTCTACATGTATCTCTACGCCTCTTGCGGTGTTTCGTGTGAAGCCATTCAGCCGGAGTTCATTTGCGAGTCTGTACACAAACGGTCTAAATCCAACGCCCTGCACAGTTCCATGAATGTAGATATCAAGTTCCACCGCAGCCCTGGTCGGGGTTATTTTTCTCCTTCTATTGATTCAACTGTTATTCCTCCCTTTCCTTGTCTCCTTGTCATCGTTATCGGCAGACTTTCGAGGGCCTTGTCCTTGGCCAGTGCCTTAAGACAAAATTCTATCTGCTCACCGGTGTGGTCAGCATCTTCTCCAATAGAAAGAGTGACTTTCTTGATCTTCTTGATCTTGTGTTTCTCAGACTGTGCGATTATTTCTTCGAGAACCGCCTCAGCGATTTTCCACTCATGCATACTGCTTGCACTCCTCGAGAATCTTCTCACATACGGCAGGAATGGTGCGAAGGAGAGTCTCCGATACGCCCGGCGCAACCGTATCGGGGATATTCTCTATCTGGACCGAGATTATCTTCACTTCTATCGAACATAACTCCTTGAGCTCTCTGAGCAAGTTAGAAGTGGGCACCTGGTGCATGGAGAAGTCATCGATCTTCTTTAGTGGGATATCGGAGACATCCAGCTCGAATATTTCTCCCCGTTTCCTTCCCGCATCCATTGCATCGACTATGATGATCTTCTTGGTCCATCTCTCTCCAACCGCAATATTGAACAATATATTCCTTGCACCCGTTCCCGCGTCCACGACCGCAACGTGTTCGGGCAGCAAATAATTGTTCTCCAGGTGTTCTATGACCTTTGGACCGAAACCGTCATCCCCAAAGAGTATGTTGCCGCATCCGAGGACCAGGACCGGTTTTCTGTAGTAGTCTGGTATGGTGTTTTCCAATCGGGCCTGCCAGGCCGAACAGGGGATCTAGAAATTCCTGAGTGTATCTATCAGATTTCTGTCTCCGTCGACTATGTCTATTTTTACCGGGAGCGTCCCGTCTATGTCGTGCGTCGCACAGGATAGACACGGGTCGTATGCCCGGATCGTCATCTCCACCTTGTTAAGTATTCCCTGATCATACTTCCCGTCTTTTATCAACGCCTTCGCCGCCTGTTTCACTGACATGTTTATGGGGGCGTTGTTGTGGGTTGTTCCGACGATCAGGTTGACATTCGTGACGATCCCGTTCTCATCGGTCTCATAGTCATGTATCAGAGTCCCTCTTGGCGCCTCGGTGCAGCCGATTCCTCTGGCCGCCCTCGGTTTGACAGGGATTCTGATATCAGTACTGGTGATATCAGGATCATTCAGGAGCCGCACAACGTTCTCCGCGTTGTAGAGGAGCTCGATGAGGCGAGCCCAGTGATACAGAAGCGTGAGCTGAGCCGGCCGTCCGAAATTCTTTCTGAACTCTTCGAATTCTTTCTGCGCAAGTGGCGTGGGAATGTAGTCGCAAACGTTCATTCTGGCGAGTGTATTTGTTCTGTATATTCCGGATGGATTGGCGAGGTCCATCGAGAACTTCCCGACCTTCTTCATGTATGGGAACTTAAGGTAGGTCCAGGGCTCCACATGCTCCGCTATGTAGTCGGTGTACTTGTCATACGGAAAGTCCTCATACTTCCCGTCCGGTGTCATCATTCTCAGCATGCCGTCATATACGTCGAAAGCCCCATCCTGCTTGACGGTTCCCAGGAACCCCGTTTCTATCA comes from Candidatus Eisenbacteria bacterium and encodes:
- the hypF gene encoding carbamoyltransferase HypF, with protein sequence MELDIYIHGTVQGVGFRPFVYRLANELRLNGFTRNTARGVEIHVEGDKSELFVERLKAEAPPNAKIDRIDVLPSATSGCKGFTIFPTSEGEATVFAPPDLFTCSDCLRELLDPSDRRYRYPFINCTNCGPRYTIIESLPYDRMKTTMDAFPMCPDCRNEYEDPLNRRFHAEPNACAKCGPRLSFFENGKTEGEIEEAIRVIRQGKVVAMKGLGGFHLVCDPHNAEAVRRLRTLKERERKPFALMARDIDTAREIAFLDEDEERTLLSPSRPIVLLRKKVEIDGISPNINSYGIMLPYTPLHALVTENSPLLVATSANVRNSPILKDEAEGIHELSDALLTHNRDIAMRCDDSVLEVVDGKSVFLRRARGFVPDPLGIGLDDQHPAILSLGGELKNTITILKDGYLVTSQYLGDMGEIRNKRYLEEVLEHYRNLYAFNPEFITCDLHPNFTTTRMAEKWGKPVVKVQHHIAHVYAVLAEHSVDPGEPFLGVAFDGVGFGEDGNIWGGEFFLGRNGRTERLLHLRYVPQQGGDLATREPWRMALSYIVDAFGEVEMVGLLNDVDMRILKGSRNAMEKKINSPLTSSMGRLFDAVSAMLSVSPLRIDYEAEAAMRLESTASEDVREHYPFDIRDAEVDMRRMIRAIAGDAENGESAPVISRRFHNTIAHVILAASELARERYKIERVILSGGVFLNSLLLRETVTLLRDAGIDVYVPERFSPGDEALSLGQAYYAAFKLKGAN
- a CDS encoding hydrogenase/urease maturation nickel metallochaperone HypA, producing the protein MHEWKIAEAVLEEIIAQSEKHKIKKIKKVTLSIGEDADHTGEQIEFCLKALAKDKALESLPITMTRRQGKGGITVESIEGEK
- a CDS encoding HypC/HybG/HupF family hydrogenase formation chaperone, giving the protein MCLAIPLRLVEIKEEIGIVEMGGIRRRVNLSFVENAKVGDYVIVHAGFAITIMDETEAESTIKIIEECIGEEGQ
- a CDS encoding Ni/Fe hydrogenase subunit alpha, with the translated sequence MGETIVIQPVTRIEGHAKITIQLDDGGNVQDSWVNVIELRGFERFCIGKPVEELPRIVTSICGVCPWSHHLASAKACDAVFGVDIPPAAKKLRELCNSVAYTEEHILHFYFLGGADFVMGPDADYSVRNVIGIAGKLPDVAKKVVRCRWLGAQMLDIISGKSIHPVTAVPGGVSKPVTKDEVEKLKPMAQEILELAKFSIDYAKKNIFTPFLDAVKTLGVIETGFLGTVKQDGAFDVYDGMLRMMTPDGKYEDFPYDKYTDYIAEHVEPWTYLKFPYMKKVGKFSMDLANPSGIYRTNTLARMNVCDYIPTPLAQKEFEEFRKNFGRPAQLTLLYHWARLIELLYNAENVVRLLNDPDITSTDIRIPVKPRAARGIGCTEAPRGTLIHDYETDENGIVTNVNLIVGTTHNNAPINMSVKQAAKALIKDGKYDQGILNKVEMTIRAYDPCLSCATHDIDGTLPVKIDIVDGDRNLIDTLRNF
- a CDS encoding hydrogenase maturation protease; the protein is MENTIPDYYRKPVLVLGCGNILFGDDGFGPKVIEHLENNYLLPEHVAVVDAGTGARNILFNIAVGERWTKKIIIVDAMDAGRKRGEIFELDVSDIPLKKIDDFSMHQVPTSNLLRELKELCSIEVKIISVQIENIPDTVAPGVSETLLRTIPAVCEKILEECKQYA